Proteins encoded together in one Capricornis sumatraensis isolate serow.1 chromosome 3, serow.2, whole genome shotgun sequence window:
- the SLC66A1 gene encoding lysosomal amino acid transporter 1 homolog: MVSVKLGPANFSSCPNGSSQWIWDVLGECAQDGWDKASVGLGLLSILCFAASTFPQYIKACKTGNMDQALSLWFLLGWIGGDSCNLIGSFLADQLPLQAYTAVYYVLADVLMLSLYFYCKLKKRPSPWSAPINSLLLFILGVACTTPLLRSAGSGAAPREVFRGRTLLSVEPGNKPFTEKEVIGFAIGSVSSALYLFSRLPQIRTNFLRKSTQGISYSLFALVMLGNTLYGLSVLLKNPEEGQSEGSYVLHHLPWLVGSLGVLLLDTIISVQFFLYRHAAPSSERQPLLPS, encoded by the exons ATGGTCTCGGTGAAGCTGGGCCCCGCCAACTTCTCCAGCTGCCCCAACGGCTCCAGCCAGTGGATATGGGACGTGCTCGGCGAGTGCGCCCAGGACGGCTGGGACAAGGCCAGCGTGGGCCTGGGCTTGCTCTCCATCCTCTGCTTTGCGGCATCCACCTTCCC CCAGTACATCAAGGCCTGCAAGACGGGCAACATGGACCAGGCCCTGTCCCTGTGGTTCCTCCTGGGCTGGATCGGCGGAGACTCCTGCAATCTCATCGGCTCCTTCCTCGCTGACCAGCTGCCCCTGCAG GCCTACACGGCCGTGTACTACGTCCTGGCCGACGTGCTGATGCTGTCTCTGTACTTCTACTGCAAGCTTAAGAAGCGCCCCTCTCCGT GGTCTGCCCCCATCAACTCTCTGCTCTTGTTCATCCTGGGCGTGGCGTGCACCACCCCACTGCTGAGAAGCGCTGGCTCGGGGGCTGCCCCGAGGGAGGTCTTCCGGGGGCGGACACTCTTGTCCGTGGAGCCGGGCAATAAG CCCTTCACGGAAAAGGAGGTCATTGGCTTCGCCATCGGCTCCGTGTCCAGCGCGCTGTACCTGTTCTCCCGGCTGCCTCAGATCCGCACCAAC TTCCTGCGGAAGTCGACCCAGGGGATCTCGTACTCATTGTTCGCTTTGGTGATGCTGGGGAACACGCTGTATGGACTGAGCGTGCTGCTCAAAAACCCCGAGGAGGGCCAGAGCGAGGGCAGCTACGTGCTGCACCACCTGCCCTGGCTCGTGGGCAGCCTGGGCGTCCTGCTGCTCGACACCATC